The nucleotide sequence CGGTGAAGTGTGGGACGAGCAGCCAGCTGCGGAACTCCCCATGGCTCAGCGGTACTTTCTGTTCTGACGTGATGCTGAGTAATCTTCTCGCCCTCGCTGATACGAGGCTGCCAATCGGGGGACACGTCCATTCCGGTGGCATGGAAGAGGCCGTTACGTCCGGTTTTGTTCGCGACCTGGGCACCCTCGAGGCATTTTTAGCACGACGAATCCGCACCAGCGGTCTAGTGGCAGGCTCGGTCGCCGCTGCGGTGTGCGACGGACTCAACACCAGCGAGGCTGATGCCGAGACAGACGCGCGCACCCCGTCACCAGCCGCCCGTGCCGCATCCCGGGCACAGGGCAGAGGGTTTCTCCGGCTGGCGCGCAGTGTGTGGCCCGACGACGACTGGACCGGCTTCACTGCCAAGCCTCACCTGCCGGTGGTCGCCGGCACAGTCGCCCGCAGATGTGACCTCACCCCGCAGGAGACCGCACTGGCCGTTGTCTATACATCGATGACAGGATCAGCCACGGCAGCGCAACGACTGCTCGCGCTCGATCCGGCGCACGTGACCCGCATAACCTTCACCCTGTCATCGCTGTGCGATGCGACCGCCCAGCGCGCGGCTACCGGGCTGCAGAGCTTATCTGACCCATTGTTCGATGTTCTGGCTGAGCGGCACACCCGCCGCGAGATGCCGCTGTTCGTGTCCTGAGAGAAAGAGTGCTAATGCCCCCGCATCTTCTAGATGGAGAACCACATTCCCATGCTGCAGCCCGCCCTGCACGCGAGCGGCGCCCCGGCGAACCAGTGCGCATTGGCATTGGCGGGCCAGTGGGCTCGGGTAAGACAGCGCTTGTGGCCAGTCTGTGCCGGGAATTGTGTGCGGAACTGTCACTCGCTGTCCTCACCAACGACATCTACACGACCGAGGATGCCGATTTTCTGCGCCGCAACGCAGTGCTTCCGGACGAACGTATTACTGCCGTCAAGACCGGAGGCTGCCCCCACACAGCGATCCGTGATGACATCACCGCGAACCTCGACGCGATCGATGACCTGATCGAAGCGAATCAGCCGCTCGATCTCATCTTTGTCGAGTCGGGTGGGGATAACCTGACCGCGACGTTCTCCACCGGACTGATCGACGTGCAAATCTTCGTAGTCGACGTGGCGGGTGGAGACAAAGTGCCCCGGAAGGGTGGGCCTGGAGTCACGTATTCGGATCTGCTCGTGATCAACAAGACTGACCTCGCCCCACTCGTAGGTGCGGACCTCTCGGTGATGGAGCGCGACGCTACCAAGGTCCGGGAAAACCGTCCCACCGTTTTCACCTCCTTGACGCAAGACCCCACAGCGGGTCCAGTGCTGGCGTGGGTGCGTGCGCAGGTGCAGCGGCTCGGCTCCGGAACGGAATCAGAATCCGGAGCAGACGGAGTACATGCGCACTGAACTGGTAATCGACGCAGAAAAAGGCCGCTCACCGCGCATCCGGTCGTCGGGTGGCCTGGCAGCGCGGATAACGGGGCCGGACACGGTCCATGTGATCGGAACAGCGATGACTCCGCTCGGTGGCGATGAGATCAGCGTACGAGTGACGGTCGGCGACGGCGCGCGACTTATTGTGCGATCCGTGGCGGCCTCCGTCGCGCTGCCGGGGGAGAAGTCTGTGCGATCCGCTTCGAACTGGATGTTTGGCGTCAAAACCGACGGGTATCTGGATTGGGAGCCAGAACCCATGATCGTTGCTGGCCGGGCGGAGCACGACGCGACGACCGAATTGGACCTCGCTGCGTCTGCCACAGTGCGGCTGCGCGAACGCGTTCAGATCGGCCGGTGGGGCGAACACGGTCTGGGGTTCTGGCGCGGCACGCTGAGCGCCCGGGTGGACACGGTTCCGATGGTGATGCACACCTTGGAACTAGGCCACGGCGATGTGCTTGGAACGCCGCGCGCGCTCACCAGCGAACTGAACTATCCAGGCTGCGGAGAGGAGGTACTGATTGATGAGAGCCCAGGTGGTCTTGGTCTTCGGGTGCCTCTCCCGCTAGGCGGTTCTCTCATGACGTGGACGGGGGAAAGCCTCTGAACCGCAGTGGGTCCGTCCGCACCGCAGCTCCGCATTTCGCAATGCGTGACATCTGTGATCTACGCCACTAATTGAGGGTGAATTCGGCACCCGCTGCAACGCCGGTACGGCCGCCGTTGCATCCGTGAGTTTCCACGGTCACGCGGACTGCGTTACCGTGGTTGCGTCCGACTAATAACTGTGCCTGCTTATTGCTGCAGGCTCTGATTTAGGAGGGTGTGTTTATGACAACCGCTCGGAACGCGATCGGTGATCTTTATCCCTCGCGTCTTTCCTCACAGGCAGCCTCCTTTGGCCGCCCTCATCCCACAACCTGGGGCAGCACTCCGGGACCATTTACGGCCGACGCCCTTTCCCGGTACGACGCGAAGGGCTTCCACATTGAAGAAGGACTCCTGACACCGGCGCAGATTCAGCACTGCTGGTCGGAAGTCGAGCGTCTTTCGGCTGATCCCGAGCTTGCGAAGACCGAACTGATTGTGCGGGAACGCGGTTCCGACACAGTTCGTTCGATTTTCGCGGTGCACGAGGTGAGCCCCCTGATCGACAAACTGATCCGAACCCCGCGAATTCTCGATCGTGCTCGGCAGATCCTTGGGTCTGACGTGTACATTCATCAAAGCCGGATAAATTGCATGCCGGGATTTGCAGGTACGGGGTTCTACTGGCATTCCGATTTCGAAACATGGCACGCAGAAGATGGAATGCCCGTCCCACGCGCCGTCAGTTTATCAATCGCGCTAACTGACAATTATCCGTTCAATGGCGGACTGATGCTGATGCCAGGTGCGCACCGCACATTCGTGCCATGCGTCGGCCAAACACCGGAAAACAATTACAAATCCTCATTGCAGGAACAGCGAATCGGTGTGCCGAGCGAGGATGCGATCACGGAGCTCGCATACGAATTCGGTATCGAGCAGTTTACCGGGCAGGCTGGCAGCGCCCTGTTCTTCGATTCGAATTCAATGCACGGGTCGTCGAACAACATCACGCCCTACCCGCGTGCGAACATCTTCCTGGTGTTCAACAGCGTGGACAATGTGCTCGAGCAGCCGTTCGCAGGAACGAAACCGCGCCCGGAGCATCTCGGCAGCCGCGATTTCACACCGCTGACACCCATAACAGGGTCGCCGTTCGCCTAGTTGCACGCAGCTCACAGGGCGGGTACGTCCGGATCGCTCCGGCTCAGTGCCCGCCCTTGGCGTGCGCGCGCAGCCCAGGAGACACAAGGAAGCGTCGCAGCGCAGCGAAGAACGCGAGCACGATCAGTGCGGCCACGGCCGCAAGGATGCCTCCGCCCACCACAAGCGTGAAATCACGCCGAGCCAGACCGTCGACGATGAGGCGCCCGACGCCACCGAAACTGACCGCAGCAGCGATCGTGGCGGTCGCCACGATCTGAACGGCAGCGGTCCGCATACCGACCAGGATAAAAGGCAGTGCGACGGGGAGTTCTGCCCTGAGCAGCACCTGCGAACCTGTCATGCCCATTCCTCGTGCAGCGTCGGTCAATTGCGGACTGACCGCGCGAATACCTTCATGAGTGTTCAGGAGAATCGGGGGTATAGCCAGCGCCACGAGAGGTATCAGGACGGGGACGAGCCCGATGCCCATCATGACCACGAGCAGAACAAGTACTCCGTAGGTGGGGAGTGCGCGAGCCGAGTTGGCGATAGCGGTGAGTGCCGCGCCGCCGCGACCCGAATGACCTGTCCACAGACCCACAGGAAATGCCAGGGCGATCGATATCACGAGCGCGAGAATCGTGTAGAGGGCATGCTCCATCATCCGGTTGGGGATGCCGTCGGTGCCTCGCCAGCTCTCCGGGTTGCTCAAGAAGTCAGTGAAATAGAACCAGAGCGTCGTCATGAAGTACGCACCCCCGGTGCGACCGTCTGGCGCGTGGCGCGGCGCAGAGAACGGAAGGGTGTGCGCCGTGCAATCGGTGCTGAGCCGCCAGCACGCGTCCATGGCGTCGCATACCACTGTGCGGCTAGCAGCGCGAGATCTACGGTCAGCGCCATGACGATCGTGATGAGGATGCCAGTCACAGCGAGTTCTACCCGGTCGAGCTGCGCAGCGGCGGTGAAGAGGGAGCCGAAAGCTCCCATGCCGATCAGGGCACCCACACTGACCATGCTGATGTTCGCGACTGTCGCGACGCGGAGACCAGCCATCACGGCCGGGAATGCGAGGGGCAGCTCGATTGTGACCAGCTGACGCGGACGGCGCATTCCCATCGCGGTGGCCGCCTGTCGAGTCTCAGCTGGAACCGAACGCAGGCCGTCCACGACATTCGGTATCAGTCCGGAAAGCGTGTAAAGCGCGAGGGGGAGGATCACGGTGGTGGGTGTGATGCCGGTGAAGGAGATCAGCAGCACGAAGAACGCGAGTGAGGGGATGGAGTAGAGCACACTCGCAACTGCAAGTACAGGAGGATACAAACGCGGCCACCGCACACACGCGAGCCCCGCGGGCAGCGAAATGACGAGCCCGAGCAGTGATGCGGTGAGCGCCATGTACAAATGCTGGCCGAGCAACTCGGTGAATGTGCCGAGGTAGCTCGGGATGCTGAACGTTGACAGCGCCACTATCACGGTGCTGCCTTCCGCGACGAGTGAAGGTGTGCGTTGCGGATCTGCTGTGCGAGGTCTTCCTGACTGATGACACCGAGGACTCTACGGTCCCCGTCCAGCGCAACCGCGTGTCCCGAGGGGGAGAGGACCGCGGAGTCAAGTGCAGCGCGCAAGGAATCGGTCTCCGGTGTATATCCGTGCCCGATGCTGTGGAGCGTAGCGGAGCCGAGTGATGTCCCGTCGCCGGAAGCAGCGCCGTCGAGCCAGCCGAGTGGACGGTCATCGTCGTCGGTGACCAGTACCCATTCACCGGAGTGCGCTGCCGGGAGCTGTTCGTGGCGTGAATGCGACACCACGATGTCGGTGCGCAGCGGAAGGCCATTCGCGCCAAAGAAGGACAGCAGGCGAACGCCTCGATCGAGGCCGAGAAACTCGGCCACAAAATCATCGGCAGGCTCGGTCAGTAGTTCCGCAGGGGCCGCGTATTGCGCGAGCGTACCTCCAGGCCTCATGACGGCGACCCGGTCTCCTAGAGTGATCGCTTCGTCGATGTCGTGGGTGACGAGGACGATCGTCTTACTGATCTCCGATTGCAGCCGCAGCAGTTCCTGCTGCAAATCTTTACGGACTACCGGGTCGACAGCGGAGAAAGGCTCGTCCATCAGCAGCACCGGAGGGTCCGCCGCGAGTGCACGTGCTACCCCGACGCGTTGTTGCTGGCCACCTGAGAGTTGCGATGGGTAGCGTTTCGCGAACTCGCTGCCCAGTCCGACACGTTCGAGTAGCTCCGCGGCGCGCGACCGCGCCTCCCGGCGTGAGGCACCAAGCAATCTCGGCACGGTGGCGACGTTGTCGATAACGGTGCGGTGCGGGAATAGTCCGGCATGCTGGATGACGTAACCAATCCCGCGTCGGAGGTGGTGGGCGTCGCGGGTCAGGACGTCTTGGCCGCCAAGCATGATACGGCCGGATGTCGGCTCGATCATCCGGTTGATCATGCGCAGCGACGTGGTCTTTCCGCACCCGGACGGCCCGACGAAAACCGTCAGCGAACCACTGGGCACGTCCAGCGACAGGCCATCGACGGCGGTCGTCCCGTCCGGATATTGCTTACAAACCTCATCGAAAGTGATCATCAACCAGCGGATTCCAGCCACTCGCGGGCAACTTCGTCGACGTCACGACGTTCAATGACGACCTGGCTGAGAAGTTCGGTCAGAGCTTCAGTGGTCAGCCGGGCGGACACGTCGTTCAGCACGGAGATGCTCTCCTCACCAAGTGCCTCTGCCCCTGCCAGCGGGGTGACGTTCTGCGAACCGAACACCGCTTCCGGATCGTCAAGTGAGACAAACGGACGCGTAGTCAGTGACGGGTCTGTCGAGTAGATATTCGCAACATCGATATCTCCGCGTTCGAGCGAGCTGATCGTGATTGGCCCGGAATTATCGGTGGGCACGAACTCGCCGAACTCGATGCCGTACACCTCTTCGAGCCCAACGAGTCCTTGCTGCCGGTCCCGGAACTCAGGGGCCGCCCCGATACGCATATCTGCGGCAACGGGTGCCAGATCCTCGATCGAACTCAGCTCGAATTCATCTGCGGTTTCCTGGGTGACAACCAGTGAATCCTTGTTCTCCGCAGGCGCGGAATCAAGAATTGTGAGCGCTTCGGGGAGCGCCGCGCGCAGCTCTTCGTTGATCTCGTCGGTCGTCCGAGCGTCGCTCCCGTCGTCCAGGTAGGCGAGCAGCGCTCCGTTGTATTCGGGGAGCACAGATATCGCCCCGCGCTCAACCTGCCCGAAGTAGATCTCGCGGCTGCCGATGTTGTACTGGCGCCGCACAGTCGTGCCCTCTGCCTCGAGCGCCTGCGCGTAGATTTCCGCGAGCAGAACATTCTCCGGGAAATTGGCTGAACCCACTACGACCTGCCCGGATGGCCCGTCGGTCGCGAGTGGGTCGCTGGGTTCTCCTGAGCATGCTGTCAGCGCAAGAGCACTGATTGTTAATGCGGCGACTAGGCGGCCAGTTCGTTTCATCACGTGAACTCCTCGACGGTCAGCACTGCTTGTGATGACCCTATTCGCGCCACGCCCGTAATGCGCCCCAGTTCACCGTATTTCGCTAAAATCCCGCCGCATCTAATGCCCGCTCCGGGTTGGGGCTGAAGAGTGCACCAATGAAACTCTGCACATCATCAAGTGAATGCTCGAGCACACTTACATGTGTAGCGCCTGGATACGTGCGGCTTACCGCATGGCCACCGCTTTCCTGGATCTCCTCGGCGAGGCGGACTGCCGGCTCAGGAGGCAGATCGTCATCAAGGCCGCTGACGATGAGCAACGACGTGGAGTAGCCGTTCGAGGGCAGCCGCATGTATTCGTCGAGAGCCTGATCGAACCCGGGGATGTCGCTGAGCGGCTCAGCAAAGAGCTCACTCATGCGATAGGGCCGTGCCGCAACGCCCATCTCTGAGCTGCACAGACGTTCCGCGAGCGCAAGAAGTTCTCGGCCCTTGCCGGTGAGACGGGCGTCGATGTCCAGGTCAGGGTAGGTATCTCGGAAACCAGCAAGTGCGTAAAAAGCGTAGGCGGTGAGGTTTCCGGGAAGAGTTTCTGGTGATGGTCGCACGCTTTGCCGCAAGGCGTCTGTGTGTGCTGCCGGGGCGACTGCTACCGCCCCGCGGAAATCCAGCGCACCGTTACCGGTGGGCGCGGCACTGGCGGCCGCGAGGGCTGCGGCACCACCCTGAGAATGTCCGAGCGCAACGGCGGTCCGCGAGAGCCGCAGATTAAGCCCGTGCGCCGCTGTTGCCGCATCGAGCATGCTGTTTGCAGCGGCCTGGGTATTCAGATAGGCATGAAGGCCCTGGGTCCCCAGGCCTGCGTAGTCGGTGGCGACGACGGCATAGCCCTGACGCAGCCAGTAGGAAGGGTAGTTGGCGGCGACTTCTCGCGACGGGCTACTCGGCAATGTGGAGGGAGCGCAGTCATCTCCGATACCTGTGGTCCCGTGACCCCAGATGATGGCGGGCCAGCCTCCGGGCGGCGGCGTGCCCGGAGGGACAGACACTGTCCCGGTACTGACTGCCGGCTCGCCCCGGTGATTCAGCGTCGAGTAGAGGATTCGGTAGCTGAGCCCCGAATCGGGGACACGCACGGCGCTGTCGAGCGGCGACGATCTGATCAAGCTGCCCTGTGGAGGCAGGGGCGACGGTATGTCCGTCGCATCGATACCGGACAGGATCGGTGCTGAAAGATACTGCTGCTGAACAGGGGAATTCGCACCTGGTAGCGCGCCCGCGGCCGCGGCCCCTCCGGTAAGTATCAGCGCGCTCGCGGTACCTGCGGCGACAGTCCGGCGGAACCACGGCATCGCGGGCCGTGCACGGGACGCTATCGTCATGCCACCCACCGTAGGCTATTAAGCTCACTTATGGTGGGGCCGTTGAAATCTGTCCCTTGTGCTCTCAGCGCAACCCCGCACTACCAGGCAGTGTGCAGCGCTTCACCCACCAGGTACAGCAGCGGTGGGACCGCCATCAGCACACCACATGCCGTTAAGTTAAGCGCCCGGTACTGCACCATCAGTGCCGCGAACTCGCGCAGGAATGCACTCGGCAGGTAGTAGCGTGCTGTCGGTGCGCCCGTGACGTGCGCGTGAAGGCCGAGGTGGCGTGACAAAATCGCGGCGCGAAGCACGTGATAATTGCTCGTCACGACGAGGAGGCGCCCCTCCACACCCGCTGCAATCAATTCGCGATTGCTGTAGCGGAGGTTCTCTTCCGTTGATGTGGAGCGTGTTTCAGGCAGTAGTTCCGCGTCGGTGATCCCACGGCTTGTCAGATACCATGCCATCGCCTGCGCTTCGGGTAGTGGCTCATCATCGCCCTGACCACCCGATGGGACGATGACCGGCTGATGGCCCGCTTTGCGTTCGCGTTCGTAGAGAGCGAGCGCACGATCGAGCCGATTGGCGAGTAGCGGCGGGATCTCGCCATCGAGCAACCCAGCGCCGAGCACGATGATCGCACCGTGCCCGCGGCGCACGGGAAGCCGACTGTACACCCATGCATAAAGCAGGAAGCAGGTGAACGCGAAACCGGCGTATGTGCTCGCGAGCGTGAGGGAGAGGGCGGCCACGGTGAGCAGGGGAGAGCCGGATGCGATGGCAAGCGCTGCACCTACCGGCAGCGCCAGCAGGAGGAATCCAGCCAGGAAGGACAGCATGTTGGCGGCTGACACGCCCTCACGGCGCACCATTACGACACCGTTGGTGAGCAGGAAACCGGCAAGCGCGAGAACGAGCAAGGGCGAGGACAGGACCGTGATACCGAGGAGTGCGGGGAGTGGTGTCGCGGTGTCACCGGTCATCGCCCAGAGCGCCGCCAGCAAGAGAGCGAAGATCAAGTAGACACCGTTGCTGAGGCGCCGCGGCTCTCTCTGGAACCGGTACAGGAAAATGCCCGCCAGCGTCAGTGCCAGGATCAGGAAGATCACACAGGCAACGCTAGCGGGCGTTCGCCGTCATGCGCCGATCGCGGGGCCGATCACTCGCCACGAGTCACGCATCTGCTGCTCGAACAGCCCCCAGGTGTGTGCACCGGTCGCCTGCTGAGAGAGCGTCGCGGGAATGCCGAGGGAATCCAGTCGGCTCTTGAAGGCCATCGAGCACAGGTTCGTTGCGAACTCTACGGCCCCCGGTCCTAGGGTCTGTCCAATGACAGCGAGGCCCGTCACTCCGTCCGCGGGGCCCGGGATACCGCTTGCGGCCGCGAGGTAGATTGCTTTACCGCGGAGGCGTTCCGCGTTGACGAAAGGATCGTGCCGAACCCAGGCGGGGTCACCCGGCGGGCCGAAGGCGTTGAAAACATTTCCGCCGCCGAATGCGACGACCGCCGCATTGGCCGCGATCCCTTCCGGTGCGCTGGTCCGGGCGCAGCCACTGTAAGAGGCAACTGCCTGGTACCGGTGCGGTGCCTGGACTGCGAGGTCGAGAGCGGACGCAGCGCTGAGGGAAAGACCACCCACCGCGTTGCGCCCCGTCGACGGGAATGCGTTATCGATCGCGATCGGCAGTTCCGACGTCATGTAGGTCTGCCATTTGTTTACGCCCAGCACCGGGTCGGGATGCCGCCAGTCGGCGTACATGCTGTAACGACCACCGATCGGGCTGACGACCTTGACGTGCTTGTCTGAGAAGAAGTCACGCAGCCGGGTGCTCTGGAACCAGCTCTTGCCCTCCTGGCCACCGTCGACTCCGTTGAGGAGGTACAGCGTCGGGCTTGCCGCGCCCTGGTTGGCAGGAAGATACACCTCATTGGGAATGACGCGATTCATCGAAGGGGAGTAGACATGCACAATCGCGAACCGGTCACCGATGCGATCGATTCGATCGACACGCGGGCCGGGCTGTGCACCTGCTGGGGCCGTGCTGACGACGAGAGGGAGGAGTAACGCGGCCAGCGCGATCAGAATCCTGAGCCCAGGCGTTCGCCGGCCGCGGCCGACAGTGTTGTGTGCCTTACCCACGCGTGCTCCTTTGTCGCAGTCCACAGGGGAAGATTTATCACGATCGACAAGAGCGTACGTGTAAGTTCGTGAACTAGACCACTCGGGGCCCGGTTTGCGGCGCCGTCCGCTCCTGCCATAGGCCGATGCTGGCCGTCCGCTGATGGATACTCAGTGGCTGATCACGGCGTGCAAGAAGGTTCTCGTGCGGTCGTTTCGTGGCTCAGTGAAGATCTGCTCAGGTGCGCCCTCTTCGATGATTCTGCCTTTGTCGAACATGAGAATGCGGTCCGAAACATCGCGCGCAAATTGCATTTCATGCGTCACGATGAGCATGGTGATGTCGGTCGAGTGCGCGATGTCGCGCAGAACATTCAGCACACCGACGACCAGTTCGGGGTCCAGTGCTGACGTAACTTCGTCAAGCAGCAGGATTTCCGGGTCCATCGCGAGTGCTCGTGCGATCGCGACACGTTGCTGCTGACCGCCTGATAGCTGCGAAGGGTGCGCATTCTCCTTCTCCGCAAGCCCCACCATGTCGAGAAGTTTTCTGCCGCGGTCGACTGCTTCGTCCTTGCTTCGCCCGAGCACGTGGACCGGTCCCTCAGTCAGGTTTTCGATCACCGTCATGTTCGGGAAGAGGTTGAAGTGCTGGAAGACCATCCCGATTTTGCGCCGCGCCTGCCGAAGGTACTTCTCGCTCGCCGGGGTGAGAGCGCCTTTCCGCATTTCGTGCGAGAACGGGTCGTCATCGACCCAGATGACGCCTTCGTTTACTTTCTCGAGCGTCATCAGCAGGCGCAAGATGGTCGTCTTACCGGAGCCGCTCGGTCCGATGAGTGTGACCTTTTCACCGCGATCGACGGTGAAGTTCAAATGGTCGAGCACAACGTTGTCACCGAACTGTTTGACGACGTCCTCAAACCGGATTTTCGGGCTAGGTTCACCCTGGCTGTTTGGCATAACGGTTCTCCAGTCTCCGGATGAAGTAGGCGGTTACGAGGCTGGCAATGAGGAAGATGACTCCAGCGATGGTAATCGGCTCCGTGTAGCGGAACGTCTGCCCGCCATACTGCTGTGCCCGGGTCACCATTTCAGCCACGAAAATGAAGAAGAGGAAGGGGGTGTCCTTGAACATCGACACCGCATAGTTGCCGAGCGACGGGATGATCCGCCGGATGGCCTGCGGGAGAATCACTGCCCGCCAGGTGCGTGTCGGCGGCAGCGACAACGCCCGTGCTGCCTCCCACTGTCCCTTCGGCACATCCTCGATGCCAGCGCGATACACCTCAGCCATGTAGGCCGAATAGTGGATGCCCAGCACGATAATGCCGACTTGGAGTCCGGATACGCCGGGCGGTACCGCGTAGAAGACGAACAGGAGCTGCACGACAAGTGGTGTGAGGCGGACGAACTCCATTGCCGCGTGCAGCGGCCAGCTGGCCCATTTCGGCAGCGTGATGCGCAGCACTGCCACGACGAGGCCGACAGCGGCGGCGATCGCGAAACCCAGGACAGTGGCGAGCAGAGTGATGCGGAAGCCTTCCAGCAGGACCGGCAGCGACTCCCACGCGTGATGCCAGCTCCACATGGCTACCTCCTCCCCACGGTCACGGCCTCGTCGACGTCAGGTTTGAGCTTGAATATCTCGCGCATGGAAGGGCCGCGCCCGAGCTTGAACTTCGCACGCGCTTCGACGACTTGCATCACCAGCGTGAGGATGTAGGCGAGTACGAAATAGATGACGAGGGCGATACCGAAGGCGAAGAACGTGTCACCCGTACTCTCCCGGAGACGGTTGATCTGGAAGGTCAAGTCCTGCAGGGTGATCGCAGTGACGATCGCGGTGCCTTTCAGGAGGTGGATCATGAGGTTCGTCAGCGCCGGAATCATCAGGACCCAGGCCTGCGGGAAGATCACCCGGCGCATGCGCTGTGCGGGACTGAAGTTCAGCGCGATCGCGGCCTCCCACTGGACCTTGGGCACAGCGTTGATGGAGCCGCGCACCACTTCGGCCCCGTACGCCCCATAGTTGAGACCCAGGGCCAGAATCCCAACGACGAT is from Hoyosella subflava DQS3-9A1 and encodes:
- the ehuA gene encoding ectoine/hydroxyectoine ABC transporter ATP-binding protein EhuA codes for the protein MPNSQGEPSPKIRFEDVVKQFGDNVVLDHLNFTVDRGEKVTLIGPSGSGKTTILRLLMTLEKVNEGVIWVDDDPFSHEMRKGALTPASEKYLRQARRKIGMVFQHFNLFPNMTVIENLTEGPVHVLGRSKDEAVDRGRKLLDMVGLAEKENAHPSQLSGGQQQRVAIARALAMDPEILLLDEVTSALDPELVVGVLNVLRDIAHSTDITMLIVTHEMQFARDVSDRILMFDKGRIIEEGAPEQIFTEPRNDRTRTFLHAVISH
- the ehuD gene encoding ectoine/hydroxyectoine ABC transporter permease subunit EhuD; the protein is MWSWHHAWESLPVLLEGFRITLLATVLGFAIAAAVGLVVAVLRITLPKWASWPLHAAMEFVRLTPLVVQLLFVFYAVPPGVSGLQVGIIVLGIHYSAYMAEVYRAGIEDVPKGQWEAARALSLPPTRTWRAVILPQAIRRIIPSLGNYAVSMFKDTPFLFFIFVAEMVTRAQQYGGQTFRYTEPITIAGVIFLIASLVTAYFIRRLENRYAKQPG
- the ehuC gene encoding ectoine/hydroxyectoine ABC transporter permease subunit EhuC, translating into MSNFDALREALPRIIDGIIVTVQLTLGGALLALAVAIAFGLAARLHNPFVRGGARAFIEVFRGTSLLVQAFWLFFVLPAFGIRLEPIVVGILALGLNYGAYGAEVVRGSINAVPKVQWEAAIALNFSPAQRMRRVIFPQAWVLMIPALTNLMIHLLKGTAIVTAITLQDLTFQINRLRESTGDTFFAFGIALVIYFVLAYILTLVMQVVEARAKFKLGRGPSMREIFKLKPDVDEAVTVGRR